In a genomic window of Besnoitia besnoiti strain Bb-Ger1 chromosome XI, whole genome shotgun sequence:
- a CDS encoding hypothetical protein (encoded by transcript BESB_020610), translated as MWRTRDSQKSDEDVVKDLGRCRSQLAGERVKNEQRAGECHFDAHADTADAAGIGAAEENSEGQAETPSLEDADFEMSNPIEETEKDLRECFNCNPEFGINLAPLLVGLCSDRTVIEQDEAWDYEALFQEISEDLARESAEENPTAQGG; from the exons ATGTGGCGGACCCGAGATTCTCAGAAAAGTGATGAAGATGTGGTGAAGGACCTTGGACGCTGCC GTAGCCAGCTTGCGGGCGAGCGGGTCAAGAATGAGCAACGGGCTGGAGAATGCCACTTCGATGCTCACGCTGACACCGCTGATGCTGCGGGCATCGGCGCGGCTGAAGAGAACAG CGAAGGCCAAGCGGAGACTCCGAGTCTGGAGGATGCAGATTTCGAGATGTCCAACCCAATagaggaaacagaaaaagACCTTCGCGAGTGCTTCAACTGCAATCCTGAGTTCGGGATCAATCTTGCTCCGCTCCTTGTTGGCCTGTGCTCAGATCGCACG GTAATCGAACAAGACGAAGCCTGGGACTACGAAGCACTCTTTCAAGAAATCTCGGAAGACTTGGCGCGAGAATCGGCTGAAGAGAATCCTACGGCGCAAGGCGGATAG